From the Carassius gibelio isolate Cgi1373 ecotype wild population from Czech Republic chromosome B25, carGib1.2-hapl.c, whole genome shotgun sequence genome, one window contains:
- the LOC128013957 gene encoding tight junction protein ZO-1 isoform X3, whose translation MVEEKPKEQTAAREEKQLPPLPEPKPVYAQPGQPDVDLPVSPADAPVPSVTHDDSILRPSMKLVKFKKGESVGLRLAGGNDVGIFVAGVLEDSPAAKEGLEEGDQILRVNNVDFANIIREEAVLFLLDLPKGEEVTILAQKKKDVYRRIVESDVGDSFYIRTHFEYEKESPYGLSFNKGEVFRVVDTLYNGKLGSWLAIRIGKNHQEVERGIIPNKNRAEQLSSVQYTLPKTPGGDRADFWRFRGLRSSKRNLRKSREDLSAQPVQTKFSAYERVVLREAGFLRPVVIFGPIADVAREKLSREGPDLFELAKSEPRDAGTDQRSSGIIRLHTIKQIIDRDKHAVLDITPNAVDRLNYAQWYPIVVFLNPDSKQGVKNMRTRLCPESRKSARKLYERALKLRKNNHHLFTTTINLNNMNEGWYGALKETIQQQQNQLVWVSEGKADGAPDDDLDIHDDRLSYLSAPGSEYSMYSTDSRHTSDYEDTDTEGGAYTDQELDETMNDEVGLPSEPAITRSSEPVREDPPVIQDAAGYPSYQHAVPQLEPVNRIDPAGFKMAAPQQQTEAALASPPPPSAATAAPPAVQPTAPIVGTNPEEPTGTPQANSLNSPVPVPDPQPDPELAQPPTHDPHKLLPPGPDPKMYKKDLYSVDEPVRVNHGVKPPLPQQPQQSLAPPTSLSYSHQPVYQDQQPYRQYEHPPYGYDGGGYAQPKPHNYDPHLHYDNRVPHYNEQWPPYDQQQTSPQPPPAPGYPQAHHPPPPPLGYEPRSPYQDGPTRDFSPPQSQYDGVSPMSYDNRPRHTKPAPARYEEPPPPPHSVSYDARSPFESHPHGFPGNAHRSPDPPKQYYGDAAMRPSYNPGAPNRGYKPTPHEPVMNSEPPAPPPKPEAISSSGDPPHPATPKPLPPPARDDDDDEDPAMKPQSVLNRVKMFENKRSVSVDRAKDTPEVAGIKPTDLPKPVSTPGPVLKANSLSNLEQEKPSYRAPEPQKPQPRVGDDVVRSNHYDPDEDEEYYRKQLSYFDRRSFDSKAMNQPNTAISRFHEPPKPPQTQIAYPFARTESVEKVSPVDKRYEPLPSVNPPPAPYSQPTPAAPPTSLPKLSNIEVKSMPDPHSSPKAKPDLLALRAPTRDDPIQNSYLPPKSTINGMDAPPKTLGVPTSYNRYVPKPYTSSARPFERKFESPKFNHNLLPNDTQSKPSVNNNLKPQISPQPLDTDSGVDTFTRTMDNRPKYQHNNINALPKAVPVSPTALDDDEEDEGHTVVATARGIFNCNGGVLSSIETGVSIIIPQGAIPDSVEQEIYFKVCRDNSILPPLDKEKGETLLSPLVMCGPHGLKFLKPVELRLPHSDPKCWQNKCLPGDPNYLVGANCVSVLIDHF comes from the exons ATGGTGGAGGAGAAGCCGAAAGAGCAGACGGCAGCCAGAGAAGAGAAACAGCTCCCCCCTCTGCCAG AGCCCAAGCCTGTGTACGCCCAACCCGGCCAGCCTGACGTGGACCTGCCTGTCAGTCCGGCAGACGCCCCAGTGCCCAGCGTCACGCACGATGACAGCATCTTACG GCCGAGCATGAAGCTGGTGAAGTTTAAGAAGGGCGAGAGCGTGGGGTTGAGACTCGCTGGAGGGAATGACGTTGGGATATTTGTGGCGGGAGTTTTGGAGGACAGTCCTGCTGCTAAAGAGGGCCTGGAGGAGGGAGACCAGATTCTCAGG GTAAACAATGTGGATTTTGCAAACATCATCCGCGAGGAGGCAGTGCTGTTTCTGCTGGACCTGCCCAAAGGAGAGGAGGTCACCATCCTGGCCCAGAAAAAGAAAGATG TGTATCGGCGCATTGTAGAGTCTGACGTAGGTGACTCATTCTACATCAGGACCCATTTTGAGTACGAGAAGGAGTCGCCCTACGGTCTGAGCTTCAATAAGGGCGAGGTCTTCAGAGTGGTCGACACTCTTTACAACGGCAAACTGGGCTCTTGGCTCGCCATCCGCATCGGCAAGAACCACCAAGAGGTGGAGCGGGGCATCATCCCCAACAAGAATAG GGCTGAGCAGTTATCGAGTGTCCAATACACTCTCCCAAAGACTCCAGGAGGGGATCGGGCTGATTTCTGGAGATTCAGAGGCCTCCGTAGCTCCAAACGCAACCTGAGGAAGAGCAGAGAGGACCTTTCTGCTCAACCCGTCCAAACAAAGTTCTCCGCTTATGAAAGAGTGGTGCTTCGAGAAG CTGGTTTCTTGAGGCCCGTGGTCATTTTTGGGCCTATTGCGGATGTTGCAAGAGAGAAACTGTCCAGAGAGGGACCTGACCTCTTTGAGCTTGCAA AGAGTGAACCCAGAGATGCAGGCACAGACCAGCGCAGCTCTGGAATCATCCGTCTCCATACCATTAAACAGATCATTGACCGA GACAAGCATGCTGTGCTGGACATCACCCCCAACGCGGTGGATCGTCTGAATTACGCCCAGTGGTACCCCATTGTGGTGTTCCTGAATCCCGACAGCAAGCAGGGTGTCAAGAACATGAGGACCAGGCTCTGTCCCGAGTCCAGGAAGAGCGCCCGGAAACTGTATGAGCGTGCTCTCAAACTGAGAAAGAACAACCATCACCTCTTCACCA CCACTATCAACTTAAACAACATGAACGAGGGCTGGTATGGCGCTTTGAAAGAGACCATCCAGCAGCAGCAGAACCAGTTGGTCTGGGTCTCAGAGGGCAAG GCAGATGGCGCTCCTGACGATGACCTTGACATCCACGACGACCGCCTCTCCTACCTCTCGGCACCGGGCAGTGAGTACAGCATGTACAGCACCGACAGCCGACACACTTCTGACTACGAGGACACCGATACGGAGGGCGGGGCCTACACCGACCAGGAGCTGGATGAGACCATGAACGACGAGGTGGGCCTGCCCAGCGAGCCTGCCATCACACGCTCATCCGAACCTGTCCGAGAGGACCCGCCGGTCATCCAGGACGCAGCTGGGTACCCGAGCTACCAGCATGCTGTGCCACAACTGGAGCCGGTGAACCGCATCGACCCGGCCGGGTTTAAGATGGCAGCTCCTCAGCAG CAAACAGAGGCAGCTCTGGCCTCGCCGCCCCCTCCCTCTGCAGCGACAGCAGCGCCCCCTGCTGTACAACCCACCGCGCCAATAGTGGGTACGAACCCAGAGGAGCCGACTGGCACCCCTCAGGCCAACTCCCTTAACAGCCCCGTCCCCGTTCCCGACCCCCAGCCTGACCCTGAGCTCGCTCAGCCCCCAACACACGACCCCCACAAGTTGCTTCCTCCTGGCCCAGATCCAAAG ATGTATAAAAAGGATCTGTACAGCGTGGATGAGCCGGTGCGAGTGAACCACGGCGTGAAGCCTCCCCTTCCCCAGCAGCCGCAGCAGTCTTTAGCCCCCCCCACCTCGCTCTCCTACAGCCACCAGCCTGTCTACCAGGACCAACAGCCATACCGCCAGTACGAACACCCGCCTTATGGCTATGACGGTGGCGGCTACGCACAACCAAAGCCTCACAATTATGACCCGCACCTGCACTACGACAACCGTGTGCCTCACTACAACGAGCAGTGGCCCCCTTACGACCAGCAGCAGACTTCACCCCAACCACCCCCTGCGCCCGGCTACCCTCAGGCCCAccaccctcctcctcctccactggGGTACGAACCCCGCTCTCCATACCAGGACGGCCCAACCAGGGATTTCAGCCCGCCTCAGTCCCAATACGATGGCGTGTCCCCAATGAGTTATGATAACCGTCCACGGCACACTAAACCTGCTCCTGCTCGCTACGAAGAGCCGCCTCCTCCGCCCCATTCAGTCTCCTACGACGCCCGCTCACCCTTCGAGTCCCATCCACATGGGTTCCCAGGCAATGCGCATCGCTCCCCTGATCCGCCCAAGCAGTATTACGGCGACGCTGCAATGAGACCCTCCTACAACCCTGGAGCGCCGAACCGAGGGTATAAACCAACGCCACACGAGCCCGTGATGAACTCTGAACCTCCCGCTCCGCCTCCCAAACCTGAGGCCATCTCGTCTTCAGGAGATCCTCCTCACCCTGCAACTCCCAAACCATTGCCGCCTCCCGCCAgggatgatgacgatgatgaagaCCCTGCCATGAAGCCACAGTCTGTGCTCAACCGGGTCAAAATGTTCGAGAACAAGCGCTCCGTGTCTGTTGACCGAGCCAAGGATACGCCAGAAGTAGCAGGAATTAAG CCCACAGATCTCCCAAAACCTGTGAGCACACCTGGTCCTGTGCTTAAAGCCAACTCTCTCAGCAACCTGGAGCAGGAGAAACCCTCTTACAG AGCCCCAGAGCCCCAGAAACCTCAGCCGCGTGTAGGGGACGACGTGGTCCGCTCCAACCACTATGACccagatgaagatgaagagtaTTACAGGAAGCAGCTGTCGTATTTTGACCGCCGCAGCTTTGACAGCAAGGCCATGAATCAGCCCAACACTGCAATCAGTCGCTTCCACGAGCCGCCCAAACCTCCTCAGACCCAGATCGCATATCCTTTCGCCAG GACGGAGTCTGTGGAAAAGGTGAGTCCTGTGGACAAGAGGTACGAGCCCTTGCCGTCCGTCAACCCGCCACCTGCTCCATACAGCCAGCCCACACCGGCTGCTCCACCCACATCCCTGCCCAAACTCAGCAACATCGAGG TGAAGTCGATGCCAGATCCTCACAGCTCTCCCAAAGCCAAACCGGACTTGTTGGCTCTCAGAGCTCCAACCCGGGATGACCCCATCCAGAACAGCTACCTGCCCCCCAAGTCTACTATCAACGGCATGGATGCCCCTCCCAAAACACTAGGCGTCCCTACTAGCTACAACCGCTACGTCCCCAAGCCTTACACCAGCTCCGCCCGACCCTTCGAGCGCAAGTTCGAGAGCCCTAAATTTAACCACAACCTGCTTCCCAATGACACACAGTCCAAACCCAGTGTGAACAACAATCTGAAACCTCAAATCTCGCCCCAGCCCCTGGACACAGACAGCGGGGTCGACACTTTCACACGCACCATGGACAACAGGCCCAAGTATCAGCACAACAACATCAATGCCCTTCCCAAGGCCGTTCCTGTCAG CCCTACTGCACTGGATGACGATGAGGAGGATGAAGGTCACACGGTGGTCGCCACGGCGCGGGGCATCTTTAATTGTAACGGTGGGGTGTTGAGCTCCATAGAGACCGGAGTCAGTATCATCATCCCACAAGGAGCGATTCCAGATAGTGTGGAGCAGGAGATCTACTTCAAAGTGTGCCGGGACAACAGCATTCTGCCCCCTCTGGACAAAGAGAAAG GTGAAACTCTGCTCAGTCCTCTGGTGATGTGCGGCCCTCACGGTCTGAAGTTCCTGAAGCCCGTGGAACTACGTCTACCACACT CTGACCCCAAATGCTGGCAAAACAAGTGTCTACCAGGAGACCCCAATTACCTGGTGGGTGCCAACTGTGTGTCCGTGCTGATCGACCACTTCTGA
- the LOC128013957 gene encoding tight junction protein ZO-1 isoform X1 has product MVEEKPKEQTAAREEKQLPPLPEPKPVYAQPGQPDVDLPVSPADAPVPSVTHDDSILRPSMKLVKFKKGESVGLRLAGGNDVGIFVAGVLEDSPAAKEGLEEGDQILRVNNVDFANIIREEAVLFLLDLPKGEEVTILAQKKKDVYRRIVESDVGDSFYIRTHFEYEKESPYGLSFNKGEVFRVVDTLYNGKLGSWLAIRIGKNHQEVERGIIPNKNRAEQLSSVQYTLPKTPGGDRADFWRFRGLRSSKRNLRKSREDLSAQPVQTKFSAYERVVLREAGFLRPVVIFGPIADVAREKLSREGPDLFELAKSEPRDAGTDQRSSGIIRLHTIKQIIDRDKHAVLDITPNAVDRLNYAQWYPIVVFLNPDSKQGVKNMRTRLCPESRKSARKLYERALKLRKNNHHLFTTTINLNNMNEGWYGALKETIQQQQNQLVWVSEGKADGAPDDDLDIHDDRLSYLSAPGSEYSMYSTDSRHTSDYEDTDTEGGAYTDQELDETMNDEVGLPSEPAITRSSEPVREDPPVIQDAAGYPSYQHAVPQLEPVNRIDPAGFKMAAPQQQTEAALASPPPPSAATAAPPAVQPTAPIVGTNPEEPTGTPQANSLNSPVPVPDPQPDPELAQPPTHDPHKLLPPGPDPKMYKKDLYSVDEPVRVNHGVKPPLPQQPQQSLAPPTSLSYSHQPVYQDQQPYRQYEHPPYGYDGGGYAQPKPHNYDPHLHYDNRVPHYNEQWPPYDQQQTSPQPPPAPGYPQAHHPPPPPLGYEPRSPYQDGPTRDFSPPQSQYDGVSPMSYDNRPRHTKPAPARYEEPPPPPHSVSYDARSPFESHPHGFPGNAHRSPDPPKQYYGDAAMRPSYNPGAPNRGYKPTPHEPVMNSEPPAPPPKPEAISSSGDPPHPATPKPLPPPARDDDDDEDPAMKPQSVLNRVKMFENKRSVSVDRAKDTPEVAGIKPTDLPKPVSTPGPVLKANSLSNLEQEKPSYRAPEPQKPQPRVGDDVVRSNHYDPDEDEEYYRKQLSYFDRRSFDSKAMNQPNTAISRFHEPPKPPQTQIAYPFARTESVEKVSPVDKRYEPLPSVNPPPAPYSQPTPAAPPTSLPKLSNIEVKSMPDPHSSPKAKPDLLALRAPTRDDPIQNSYLPPKSTINGMDAPPKTLGVPTSYNRYVPKPYTSSARPFERKFESPKFNHNLLPNDTQSKPSVNNNLKPQISPQPLDTDSGVDTFTRTMDNRPKYQHNNINALPKAVPVSPTALDDDEEDEGHTVVATARGIFNCNGGVLSSIETGVSIIIPQGAIPDSVEQEIYFKVCRDNSILPPLDKEKGETLLSPLVMCGPHGLKFLKPVELRLPHCASMTPDGWSFALKSSDSSSADPKCWQNKCLPGDPNYLVGANCVSVLIDHF; this is encoded by the exons ATGGTGGAGGAGAAGCCGAAAGAGCAGACGGCAGCCAGAGAAGAGAAACAGCTCCCCCCTCTGCCAG AGCCCAAGCCTGTGTACGCCCAACCCGGCCAGCCTGACGTGGACCTGCCTGTCAGTCCGGCAGACGCCCCAGTGCCCAGCGTCACGCACGATGACAGCATCTTACG GCCGAGCATGAAGCTGGTGAAGTTTAAGAAGGGCGAGAGCGTGGGGTTGAGACTCGCTGGAGGGAATGACGTTGGGATATTTGTGGCGGGAGTTTTGGAGGACAGTCCTGCTGCTAAAGAGGGCCTGGAGGAGGGAGACCAGATTCTCAGG GTAAACAATGTGGATTTTGCAAACATCATCCGCGAGGAGGCAGTGCTGTTTCTGCTGGACCTGCCCAAAGGAGAGGAGGTCACCATCCTGGCCCAGAAAAAGAAAGATG TGTATCGGCGCATTGTAGAGTCTGACGTAGGTGACTCATTCTACATCAGGACCCATTTTGAGTACGAGAAGGAGTCGCCCTACGGTCTGAGCTTCAATAAGGGCGAGGTCTTCAGAGTGGTCGACACTCTTTACAACGGCAAACTGGGCTCTTGGCTCGCCATCCGCATCGGCAAGAACCACCAAGAGGTGGAGCGGGGCATCATCCCCAACAAGAATAG GGCTGAGCAGTTATCGAGTGTCCAATACACTCTCCCAAAGACTCCAGGAGGGGATCGGGCTGATTTCTGGAGATTCAGAGGCCTCCGTAGCTCCAAACGCAACCTGAGGAAGAGCAGAGAGGACCTTTCTGCTCAACCCGTCCAAACAAAGTTCTCCGCTTATGAAAGAGTGGTGCTTCGAGAAG CTGGTTTCTTGAGGCCCGTGGTCATTTTTGGGCCTATTGCGGATGTTGCAAGAGAGAAACTGTCCAGAGAGGGACCTGACCTCTTTGAGCTTGCAA AGAGTGAACCCAGAGATGCAGGCACAGACCAGCGCAGCTCTGGAATCATCCGTCTCCATACCATTAAACAGATCATTGACCGA GACAAGCATGCTGTGCTGGACATCACCCCCAACGCGGTGGATCGTCTGAATTACGCCCAGTGGTACCCCATTGTGGTGTTCCTGAATCCCGACAGCAAGCAGGGTGTCAAGAACATGAGGACCAGGCTCTGTCCCGAGTCCAGGAAGAGCGCCCGGAAACTGTATGAGCGTGCTCTCAAACTGAGAAAGAACAACCATCACCTCTTCACCA CCACTATCAACTTAAACAACATGAACGAGGGCTGGTATGGCGCTTTGAAAGAGACCATCCAGCAGCAGCAGAACCAGTTGGTCTGGGTCTCAGAGGGCAAG GCAGATGGCGCTCCTGACGATGACCTTGACATCCACGACGACCGCCTCTCCTACCTCTCGGCACCGGGCAGTGAGTACAGCATGTACAGCACCGACAGCCGACACACTTCTGACTACGAGGACACCGATACGGAGGGCGGGGCCTACACCGACCAGGAGCTGGATGAGACCATGAACGACGAGGTGGGCCTGCCCAGCGAGCCTGCCATCACACGCTCATCCGAACCTGTCCGAGAGGACCCGCCGGTCATCCAGGACGCAGCTGGGTACCCGAGCTACCAGCATGCTGTGCCACAACTGGAGCCGGTGAACCGCATCGACCCGGCCGGGTTTAAGATGGCAGCTCCTCAGCAG CAAACAGAGGCAGCTCTGGCCTCGCCGCCCCCTCCCTCTGCAGCGACAGCAGCGCCCCCTGCTGTACAACCCACCGCGCCAATAGTGGGTACGAACCCAGAGGAGCCGACTGGCACCCCTCAGGCCAACTCCCTTAACAGCCCCGTCCCCGTTCCCGACCCCCAGCCTGACCCTGAGCTCGCTCAGCCCCCAACACACGACCCCCACAAGTTGCTTCCTCCTGGCCCAGATCCAAAG ATGTATAAAAAGGATCTGTACAGCGTGGATGAGCCGGTGCGAGTGAACCACGGCGTGAAGCCTCCCCTTCCCCAGCAGCCGCAGCAGTCTTTAGCCCCCCCCACCTCGCTCTCCTACAGCCACCAGCCTGTCTACCAGGACCAACAGCCATACCGCCAGTACGAACACCCGCCTTATGGCTATGACGGTGGCGGCTACGCACAACCAAAGCCTCACAATTATGACCCGCACCTGCACTACGACAACCGTGTGCCTCACTACAACGAGCAGTGGCCCCCTTACGACCAGCAGCAGACTTCACCCCAACCACCCCCTGCGCCCGGCTACCCTCAGGCCCAccaccctcctcctcctccactggGGTACGAACCCCGCTCTCCATACCAGGACGGCCCAACCAGGGATTTCAGCCCGCCTCAGTCCCAATACGATGGCGTGTCCCCAATGAGTTATGATAACCGTCCACGGCACACTAAACCTGCTCCTGCTCGCTACGAAGAGCCGCCTCCTCCGCCCCATTCAGTCTCCTACGACGCCCGCTCACCCTTCGAGTCCCATCCACATGGGTTCCCAGGCAATGCGCATCGCTCCCCTGATCCGCCCAAGCAGTATTACGGCGACGCTGCAATGAGACCCTCCTACAACCCTGGAGCGCCGAACCGAGGGTATAAACCAACGCCACACGAGCCCGTGATGAACTCTGAACCTCCCGCTCCGCCTCCCAAACCTGAGGCCATCTCGTCTTCAGGAGATCCTCCTCACCCTGCAACTCCCAAACCATTGCCGCCTCCCGCCAgggatgatgacgatgatgaagaCCCTGCCATGAAGCCACAGTCTGTGCTCAACCGGGTCAAAATGTTCGAGAACAAGCGCTCCGTGTCTGTTGACCGAGCCAAGGATACGCCAGAAGTAGCAGGAATTAAG CCCACAGATCTCCCAAAACCTGTGAGCACACCTGGTCCTGTGCTTAAAGCCAACTCTCTCAGCAACCTGGAGCAGGAGAAACCCTCTTACAG AGCCCCAGAGCCCCAGAAACCTCAGCCGCGTGTAGGGGACGACGTGGTCCGCTCCAACCACTATGACccagatgaagatgaagagtaTTACAGGAAGCAGCTGTCGTATTTTGACCGCCGCAGCTTTGACAGCAAGGCCATGAATCAGCCCAACACTGCAATCAGTCGCTTCCACGAGCCGCCCAAACCTCCTCAGACCCAGATCGCATATCCTTTCGCCAG GACGGAGTCTGTGGAAAAGGTGAGTCCTGTGGACAAGAGGTACGAGCCCTTGCCGTCCGTCAACCCGCCACCTGCTCCATACAGCCAGCCCACACCGGCTGCTCCACCCACATCCCTGCCCAAACTCAGCAACATCGAGG TGAAGTCGATGCCAGATCCTCACAGCTCTCCCAAAGCCAAACCGGACTTGTTGGCTCTCAGAGCTCCAACCCGGGATGACCCCATCCAGAACAGCTACCTGCCCCCCAAGTCTACTATCAACGGCATGGATGCCCCTCCCAAAACACTAGGCGTCCCTACTAGCTACAACCGCTACGTCCCCAAGCCTTACACCAGCTCCGCCCGACCCTTCGAGCGCAAGTTCGAGAGCCCTAAATTTAACCACAACCTGCTTCCCAATGACACACAGTCCAAACCCAGTGTGAACAACAATCTGAAACCTCAAATCTCGCCCCAGCCCCTGGACACAGACAGCGGGGTCGACACTTTCACACGCACCATGGACAACAGGCCCAAGTATCAGCACAACAACATCAATGCCCTTCCCAAGGCCGTTCCTGTCAG CCCTACTGCACTGGATGACGATGAGGAGGATGAAGGTCACACGGTGGTCGCCACGGCGCGGGGCATCTTTAATTGTAACGGTGGGGTGTTGAGCTCCATAGAGACCGGAGTCAGTATCATCATCCCACAAGGAGCGATTCCAGATAGTGTGGAGCAGGAGATCTACTTCAAAGTGTGCCGGGACAACAGCATTCTGCCCCCTCTGGACAAAGAGAAAG GTGAAACTCTGCTCAGTCCTCTGGTGATGTGCGGCCCTCACGGTCTGAAGTTCCTGAAGCCCGTGGAACTACGTCTACCACACTGTGCATCTATGACCCCTGATGGTTGGTCTTTTGCTCTAAAATCCTCCGACTCCTCGTCGG CTGACCCCAAATGCTGGCAAAACAAGTGTCTACCAGGAGACCCCAATTACCTGGTGGGTGCCAACTGTGTGTCCGTGCTGATCGACCACTTCTGA